The following proteins come from a genomic window of Malus domestica chromosome 02, GDT2T_hap1:
- the LOC139188670 gene encoding disease resistance protein RPV1-like, whose protein sequence is MTTHEASSSSSSKSKLWNYDVFLSFSGIDTRNGFTGHLHAALTDRGYQAYIDEDDLERGEEIKEELFRAIEEARISIIVFSKSYADSSWCLDELVKIMECRYKLGRRVLPIFYHVDPSHVRKQNGDLAQAFQKHEEGIREEKDDKKREAKQERVKQWRKALTEAANLSGQHLQITDNGHEAKLIREIVGKIITEWLPSANELNVAKYPVGINSRVQDIISYLSSGGSNDVVMVGIWGMGGLGKTTAAKAIYNQIHHKFQFKSFLANVSEYDLVDLQGKLISDILKQTESKVTSVDGGINLIKNHLQHRSVLVIIDNVDKVEQLNTIAGNRDWFGPGSRIIITTRDERLLKQVKVDKIYLLKEMNEEEALELFSWHAFGNSWPDEGYLELSKEFVSYSGGLPLALEVLGSYMAKRTPSVWESELEKLKKFPDEGIMNRYK, encoded by the exons ATGACAACCCACGAAGCCTCCTCTTCATCCTCCTCCAAGTCAAAACTTTGGAATTACGACGTGTTCTTGAGCTTCAGCGGTATAGACACACGCAATGGCTTCACGGGCCACCTCCACGCGGCATTAACAGACAGGGGATACCAGGCTTATATCGACGAGGACGATCTAGAAAGAGGGGAAGAAATAAAAGAGGAACTGTTCCGggcaatcgaagaggcgaggaTCTCTATCATTGTCTTCTCAAAGAGTTATGCGGACTCGAGTTGGTGTCTTGACGAGCTGGTGAAGATCATGGAGTGCAGATACAAACTGGGGCGACGTGTTTTGCCAATATTCTATCATGTTGATCCTTCACATGTTAGGAAGCAAAACGGAGATTTAGCTCAGGCATTTCAGAAGCACGAAGAGGGCATCCGTGAAGAAAAGGATGACAAGAAACGTGAAGCTAAACAGGAAAGGGTAAAGCAATGGAGAAAGGCTCTTACAGAAGCTGCAAATTTGTCTGGCCAACATCTTCAAATCACTGACAATGG GCACGAAGCAAAGCTTATTAGAGAAATTGTTGGGAAGATCATTACGGAATGGCTTCCGAGCGCAAACGAATTAAATGTGGCCAAGTACCCGGTTGGAATCAATTCTCGCGTTCAAGATATTATCAGTTATCTTTCAAGTGGTGGATCAAATGACGTTGTCATGGTTGGAATTTGGGGGATGGGTGGACTGGGTAAAACAACAGCTGCCAAAGCCATTTATAACCAAATTCATCATAAGTTCCAATTCAAAAGTTTCCTTGCCAATGTTAGTGAATATGATCTGGTTGATTTGCAAGGAAAACTTATTTCTGACATCTTGAAACAGACCGAGTCTAAGGTAACCAGTGTTGATGGAGGTATTAATCTgataaaaaatcatctccaacatAGAAGTGTACTTGTCATTATTGACAATGTAGACAAAGTGGAACAACTAAACACAATAGCTGGAAATCGTGATTGGTTTGGTCCAGGAAGTAGAATTATCATAACGACACGAGATGAACGTTTACTAAAGCAAGTGAAAGTGGACAAAATATATCTGCTTAAAGAAATGAATGAAGAAGAAGCGCTGGAGCTCTTTAGTTGGCACgcctttggaaatagttggCCTGATGAAGGATATCTTGAACTCTCAAAGGAGTTTGTTTCATACTCTGGTGGTTTGCCACTAgcccttgaagttttaggttctTATATGGCTAAAAGAACCCCATCAGTGTGGGAAAGTGAGTTggagaaattgaaaaaatttcCTGATGAAGGAATAATGAACCGCTACAAGTAA